The following proteins are encoded in a genomic region of Oncorhynchus kisutch isolate 150728-3 linkage group LG18, Okis_V2, whole genome shotgun sequence:
- the LOC109877642 gene encoding thrombospondin-2-like has protein sequence MTPLIAWLMVFLCDLTAGVEHPEVMCRRSCEELNDLLSELHGLHIVTTSLLHDLQRATEENEALREALSELGSSLDREGGGEDDEEERVCVQDGRVYQREEDWVSDSCTFCTCQEGKAVCRQVTCPPVICSSPSFTEGECCPVCLGLGSEDGWSPWSEWTECSVTCGRGFQRRGRSCDDVSTSCSDSSLQTRRCTLGSCESRVHGNSGWGLWSPWSACSVSCGSGLVVRVRLCNFPLAQRGGSGCRGNTTETHPCDATPCPIVGVWGPWSSWLPCSVSCGSGLMIRQRECSNPAPRHGGRNCVGETADYAACNTQPCPIDSCLSRPCFPGVSCHSETDGSWECGPCPLGYHGNGSVCEDQDECMLQGVCVTECVNTDPGFHCHPCPPRYHGNQPYGLGLEDANNTKQVCEPHNPCKDNTHRCSQHAECVYLGVASETVYRCVCGVGFAGDGFLCTEDSDLDGWPNHILPCHHNTTYHCLQDNCPALPNSGQEDLDNDRLGDACDPDDDNDNVLDERDNCPGHYNPHQFDSDRDGVGDRCDNCPFTPNPLQTDTDSNGEGDACSIDMDGDEMLNEHDNCPLLYNTEQRDTDLDGVGDQCDNCPFVHNPTQTDSDSDLVGDHCDDNEDIDEDGHQNSLDNCRYVANSNQVDHDRDGIGDACDHDDDNDGIPDDRDNCRLVPNADQIDADNDGRGDACKDDFDNDSIPDALDVCSENSGIGVTDFRKFQTVLLDPRGTTQSDPLWVVRGHGTELLQTANSDPGIALGFDEFRAVDFSGTFYVNTDRDDDYVGFVFSFQSSRRFYVVMWKQVSQAYWEKSPSRAFGNAGVSLKVVNSSSGPGEALRNALWHTGNTIQQVRTLWHDPNNMGWKDYTAYRWHLIHRPKTGFIRIVVSEGRSILADSGPVYDRTLAGGRLGLFVFSQEHILFSDLRYTCRDN, from the exons atgaCACCACTGATTGCCTGGCTGATGGTGTTTCTCTGTGATCTGACAGCAG gggtggagCATCCTGAGGTGATGTGTCGTCGGTCCTGTGAGGAGCTGAATGATCTGTTATCAGAGCTGCATGGCCTCCACATCGTTACCACTAGTCTGCTGCACGACCTTCAGAGAGCT acagaggagaatgaggcaTTGCGTGAAGCTCTCTCTGAGCTGGGCAGCAgtttggacagagagggaggaggagaagatgatgaagaggagagagtgtgtgtgcaggACGGACGTGTGTATCAGCGGGAGGAGGACTGGGTTTCAGACAGCTGCACATTCTGTACCtgccag gaggggaAGGCAGTGTGTCGGCAGGTCACCTGTCCTCCAGTAATATGTTCCAGTCCTTCCTTCACTGAAGGGGAATGCTGCCCTGTGTGTCTGG ggttGGGAAGTGAAGATGGATGGTCCCCATGGTCGGAGTGGACGGAATGTTCGGTCACCTGTGGGCGTGGTTTCCAGCGGAGAGGGCGATCTTGTGATGATGTCTCCACGTCCTGTTCTGACTCCTCCCTCCAAACCCGCAGGTGCACCCTGGGAAGTTGTGAAAGCCGAG tccatGGGAACAGCGGCTGGGGCCTGTGGTCTCCGTGGTCTGCATGTTCTGTGTCGTGTGGTTCAGGTCTCGTTGTGCGTGTTCGACTCTGCAACTTCCCCCTCGCTCAGCGCGGGGGCAGCGGCTGCCGTGgcaacactacagagacacatcCCTGTGACGCTACACCCTGTCCAA TTGTCGGGGTCTGGGGACCGTGGTCTTCCTGGTTACCATGCAGTGTGTCGTGTGGCAGTGGGCTGATGATTCGTCAGCGGGAGTGTTCTAACCCCGCCCCCCGGCATGGAGGCAGGAACTGTGTGGGAGAGACGGCCGACTACGCAGCCTGCAATACACAACCCTGTCCAATAG acaGCTGTCTTTCTAGGCCCTGCTTCCCTGGGGTCTCCTGCCACTCTGAGACTGATGGCTCATGGGAATGTGGGCCCTGTCCACTGGGTTACCATGGAAATGGCTCTGTCTGTGAAGACCAGGATgaa TGTAtgttgcagggtgtgtgtgtgaccgagTGTGTGAACACAGACCCAGGGTTCCACTGTCACCCCTGCCCCCCCCGATATCACGGCAACCAACCCTACGGTCTCGGACTGGAAGACGCCAACAACACAAAACAG GTCTGTGAGCCCCACAACCCCTGTAAAGATAATACACACCGTTGCAGTCAGCATGCGGAGTGTGTGTACCTGGGCGTGGCGTCTGAAACTgtgtatcggtgtgtgtgtggtgttggctTCGCTGGGGACGGCTTCCTGTGTACTGAAGATTCTGACCTAGATGGCTGGCCCAATCATATCCTTCCCTGCCACCACAACACAACCTACCACTGTCTACag GATAACTGCCCCGCCCTGCCAAACTCCGGACAGGAAGACCTTGACAATGATCGCCTTGGAGATGCCTGTGACCCTGATGACGACAACGACAATGTCTTAGatgagagg GATAACTGCCCTGGACACTACAACCCCCATCAGTTTGACTCTGACAGAGATGGAGTTGGAGACCGCTGTGATAACTGTCCCTTCACCCCCAACCCTTTACAGACTGATACAGACAGCAACGGAGAGGGAGACGCCTGCAGTATCGACATGGATGGAGacg agaTGCTGAACGAGCATGATAACTGTCCCTTGCTGTATAACACTGAGCAGAGAGATACAGACCTGGACGGAGTGGGGGACCAATGTGACAACTGTCCTTTCGTGCACAACCCTACAcag ACTGATTCAGACAGTGATCTGGTTGGTGATCACTGTGATGATAATGAGGATATAGATGAGGACGGTCATCAGAACTCCCTCGACAACTGTCGCTACGTTGCCAATAGCAACCAGGTTGACCATGACAGAGATGGCATTGGCGACGCCTGCGACCATGATGATGACAACGATGGGATCCCTGATGACCGTGACAACTGCCGACTTGTGCCGAACGCTGACCAAATAGACGCAGACA aTGATGGTCGTGGTGATGCTTGTAAGGATGACTTTGATAATGACAGTATACCAGATGCACTAGATGTTTGCTCAGAGAACAGTGGTATTGGAGTTACAGACTTCAGGAAGTTTCAGACGGTTCTGTTGGACCCTCGGGGGACCACTCAGTCTGACCCTCTGTGGGTGGTCCGAGGACACGGAACCGAACTGCTACAGACTGCAAACTCTGACCCTGGCATCGCCTTGG GTTTTGATGAGTTCCGTGCGGTAGACTTCAGTGGGACATTCTACGTGAACACAGACCGTGATGATGACTATGTAGGGTTTGTGTTCTCCTTCCAGTCCAGCAGACGGTTCTACGTTGTCATGTGGAAACAG GTCAGCCAGGCTTACTGGGAGAAGAGTCCTTCCAGGGCATTTGGGAACGCTGGTGTCTCTCTCAAAGTGGTCAACTCAAGCTCAGGCCCTGGGGAGGCCCTCCGCAACGCTCTGTGGCACACAGGAAACACCATACAGCAG GTTCGCACACTGTGGCACGACCCCAACAACATGGGCTGGAAGGACTACACTGCCTACCGCTGGCACCTCATCCACCGACCCAAGACCGGCTTCATAAG